The Argopecten irradians isolate NY chromosome 4, Ai_NY, whole genome shotgun sequence genome has a window encoding:
- the LOC138321607 gene encoding uncharacterized protein: MRDWDERAMSAAIAAVKGGMSTRKAAKTYSVPKSTLSDRVTGKVLEGARMGKKKIFSDIEERELIACAKDRADMGIGFSKENFLRFAGAYASKKAIKINGGASRPSDMWWRGLKVRNKTFSLRAPEATATIRHDAMTRQRMSMYFESLGTVITTHNLSLYPERIWNMDETGMNMCHKPGRVVAKKGAKTVHAKASGTREMITVIACANAAGGCLPPHFVMPGKSKRTLYGYDTEVALETGSSIKGANYSVSDSGWTKDGIARLWFQETFLKNIGTARPQLLICDGHTSHNNVEFLDQARNEDIILVELPSHTSNWTQPLDRTVFKSLKSHWNTEVTNFIRTTGVSVGHKQFLRIFGKAWESALTPNNIKSGFAATGICPFNPEKIPTEAYKPSESCNDSEEHIPSYTTNSTELASQTTPSQILSRETLPNSFLSPSRGSDHTVSSNPSEVSLPGSSDVLLSQNTSGMSLPINPTDLQVDPEENVVSLINFSLPLNIEGGISDLPGLNIDQEGNLQIEPSDDCLPLSSPSCEVPVPKLNVVSPKTALEVVESAISDETLLKFQAAHLAGKVLRDPMFETWKMYQSKVTQMNPPAVNPETVAKELFPVPKMIKKPINVTSHFVLTSDEIYMQKKHARDEKNRKELEKEQRKVERENKRLLREKEKENKINRKKRKQ; this comes from the coding sequence ATGCGGGACTGGGACGAAAGAGCCATGTCTGCGGCTATAGCTGCTGTCAAAGGCGGAATGTCAACAAGAAAAGCTGCCAAAACGTATTCTGTTCCAAAATCTACACTTAGTGACAGAGTAACGGGTAAAGTGTTGGAAGGTGCAAGAATGGGGAAAAAGAAAATTTTCTCAGATATTGAAGAGAGAGAGCTTATTGCATGCGCTAAAGACAGGGCTGACATGGGCATTGGTTTTTCTAAAGAAAACTTCCTAAGATTTGCCGGTGCCTATGCTTCGAAAAAAGCTATAAAAATCAACGGTGGTGCCAGCAGACCATCTGACATGTGGTGGAGAGGTTTAAAagtaagaaataaaacattttctttgagGGCACCGGAAGCCACGGCCACAATCCGCCATGATGCCATGACGCGCCAAAGAATGTCAATGTACTTTGAATCGCTTGGAACTGTAATCACGACTCACAATCTTTCCCTATACCCTGAAAGGATATGGAATATGGACGAAACCGGCATGAATATGTGCCACAAGCCGGGACGCGTTGTAGCAAAAAAGGGTGCAAAGACTGTACATGCCAAAGCGTCCGGTACGAGGGAGATGATAACCGTCATAGCTTGCGCAAACGCAGCTGGAGGCTGCCTACCACCTCATTTTGTGATGCCGGGGAAATCAAAAAGAACCTTATATGGGTATGACACAGAAGTAGCCCTCGAGACAGGGTCATCCATAAAAGGCGCCAATTACTCAGTGTCCGATAGTGGCTGGACCAAAGACGGCATTGCTCGTCTTTGGTTTCAAGAGACTTTTCTTAAAAATATCGGGACAGCAAGACCTCAGCTACTAATATGTGACGGGCATACCTCACACAACAATGTGGAGTTTTTAGATCAAGCACGAAATGAAGACATCATCTTGGTTGAACTCCCAAGCCACACAAGTAATTGGACACAGCCACTAGACAGAACTGTTTTCAAAAGTCTGAAAAGCCACTGGAACACTGAGGTTACCAATTTCATCAGGACAACAGGTGTGTCGGTTGGTCACAAACAGTTTCTGCGCATATTCGGAAAAGCTTGGGAGTCGGcgctaacgccaaacaacatcAAAAGTGGATTTGCCGCAACGGGCATATGCCCATTCAATCCTGAGAAAATACCAACTGAAGCATACAAACCGTCTGAGAGCTGCAACGACAGTGAAGAGCATATCCCATCTTACACTACCAACTCAACTGAGCTTGCCAGCCAAACTACGCCTTCTCAGATTCTATCCAGAGAAACACTTCCTAACAGCTTTTTGTCACCATCACGCGGATCAGACCACACGGTGTCCTCAAATCCTTCGGAGGTTTCGCTTCCTGGTAGTTCTGATGTATTACTTTCCCAAAATACATCTGGGATGTCTTTGCCCATTAATCCAACGGATTTGCAGGTTGACCCCGAAGAAAATGTGGTATCTTTGATAAATTTTTCTTTACCTCTCAATATTGAAGGTGGTATCAGTGATCTTCCTGGACTTAATATTGATCAGGAGGGTAATCTTCAGATTGAGCCGTCAGACGACTGTCTCCCTTTGTCATCTCCCTCTTGTGAAGTACCTGTACCCAAGTTGAACGTAGTATCGCCTAAGACGGCATTAGAAGTTGTAGAGTCTGCTATCAGCGATGAAACTCTTCTAAAATTTCAAGCTGCACATTTGGCAGGCAAAGTATTAAGAGATCCAATGTTTGAAACTTGGAAGATGTATCAGTCTAAAGTTACACAAATGAATCCTCCTGCTGTCAATCCAGAAACAGTCGCTAAAGAATTGTTTCCCGTTCCGAAGATGATAAAGAAACCAATAAACGTCACCTCCCACTTCGTCTTGACATCTGACGAGATCTACATGCAAAAGAAACATGCTCGTGATGAAAAGAACCGAAAAGAATTGGAAAAAGAACAGCGAAAAGTTGAACGCGAAAATAAAAGGCTACTTCGAGAgaaggaaaaagaaaacaaaatcaacagaaagaaaagaaaacagtGA
- the LOC138322286 gene encoding uncharacterized protein encodes MRDWDERAMSAAIAAVKGGKSTRKAAKTYSVPKSTLSDRVTGKVLEGARMGKKKIFSDIEERELIACAKDRADMGIGFSKENFLRFAGAYASKKAIKINGGASRPSDMWWRGLKVRNKTFSLRAPEATATIRHDAMTRQRMSMYFESLGTVITTHNLSLYPERIWNMDETGMNMCHKPGRVVAKKGAKTVHAKASGTREMITIIACANAAGGCLPPHFVMPGKSKRTLYGYDTEVALETGSSIKGANYSVSDSGWTKDGIARLWFQETFLKNIGTARPQLLICDGHTSHNNVEFLDQARNEDIILVELPSHTSNWTQPLDRTVFKSLKSHWNTEVTNFIRTTGVSVGHKQFLRIFGKAWKSALTPNNIKSGFAATGICPFNPEKIPTEAYKPSESCNDSEEHIPSYTTNSTELASQTTPSQIQSRETLPNSFLSPSRGSDHTVSSNPSEVSLPGSSDVLLSQNTSGMSLPINPTDLQVDPEENVVSLINFSLPLNNGISDLPGLNIDQEGNLQIEPSDDCLPLSSPSCEVPVPKLNVVSPKTALEVVESAISDETLLKFQAAHLAGKVLRDPMFETWKMYQSKVTQMNPPAVNPETVAKELFPVPKMKPINVTSHFVLTSDEIYMQKKHARDEKNRKELEKEQRKVERENKRLLREKEKENKINRRKRKQ; translated from the coding sequence ATGCGGGACTGGGACGAAAGAGCTATGTCTGCGGCTATAGCTGCTGTCAAAGGCGGAAAGTCAACAAGAAAAGCTGCCAAAACGTATTCTGTTCCAAAATCTACACTTAGTGACAGAGTAACGGGTAAAGTGTTGGAAGGTGCAAGAATGGGGAAAAAGAAAATTTTCTCAGATATTGAAGAGAGAGAGCTTATTGCATGCGCTAAAGACAGGGCTGACATGGGCATTGGTTTTTCTAAAGAAAACTTCCTAAGATTTGCCGGTGCCTATGCTTCGAAAAAAGCTATAAAAATCAACGGTGGTGCCAGCAGACCATCTGACATGTGGTGGAGAGGTTTAAAagtaagaaataaaacattttctttgagGGCACCGGAAGCCACGGCCACAATCCGCCATGATGCCATGACGCGCCAAAGAATGTCAATGTACTTTGAATCGCTTGGAACTGTAATCACGACTCACAATCTTTCCCTATACCCTGAAAGGATATGGAATATGGACGAAACCGGCATGAATATGTGCCACAAGCCGGGACGCGTTGTAGCAAAAAAGGGTGCAAAGACTGTACATGCCAAAGCGTCCGGTACGAGGGAGATGATAACCATCATAGCTTGCGCAAACGCAGCTGGAGGCTGCCTACCACCTCATTTTGTGATGCCGGGGAAATCAAAAAGAACCTTATATGGGTATGACACAGAAGTAGCCCTCGAGACAGGGTCATCCATAAAAGGCGCCAATTACTCAGTGTCCGATAGTGGCTGGACCAAAGACGGCATTGCTCGTCTTTGGTTTCAAGAGACTTTTCTTAAAAATATCGGGACAGCAAGACCTCAGCTACTAATATGTGACGGGCATACCTCACACAACAATGTGGAGTTTTTAGATCAAGCACGAAATGAAGACATCATCTTGGTTGAACTCCCAAGCCACACAAGTAATTGGACACAGCCACTAGACAGAACTGTTTTCAAAAGTCTGAAAAGCCACTGGAACACTGAGGTTACCAATTTCATCAGGACAACAGGTGTGTCGGTTGGTCACAAACAGTTTCTGCGCATATTCGGAAAAGCTTGGAAGTCGGcgctaacgccaaacaacatcAAAAGCGGATTTGCCGCAACGGGCATATGCCCATTCAATCCTGAGAAAATACCAACTGAAGCATACAAACCGTCTGAGAGCTGCAACGACAGTGAAGAGCATATCCCATCTTACACTACCAACTCAACTGAGCTTGCCAGCCAAACTACGCCTTCTCAGATTCAATCCAGAGAAACACTTCCTAACAGCTTTTTGTCACCATCACGCGGATCAGACCACACGGTGTCCTCAAATCCTTCGGAGGTTTCGCTTCCTGGTAGTTCTGATGTATTACTTTCCCAAAATACATCTGGGATGTCTTTGCCCATTAATCCAACGGATTTGCAGGTTGACCCCGAAGAAAATGTGGTATCTTTGATAAATTTTTCTTTACCTCTCAATAATGGTATCAGTGATCTTCCTGGACTTAATATTGATCAGGAGGGTAATCTTCAGATTGAGCCGTCAGACGACTGTCTCCCTTTGTCATCTCCCTCTTGTGAAGTACCTGTACCCAAGTTGAACGTAGTATCGCCTAAGACGGCATTAGAAGTTGTAGAGTCTGCTATCAGCGATGAAACTCTTCTAAAATTTCAAGCTGCACATTTGGCAGGCAAAGTATTAAGAGATCCAATGTTTGAAACTTGGAAGATGTATCAGTCTAAAGTTACACAAATGAATCCTCCTGCTGTCAATCCAGAAACAGTCGCTAAAGAATTGTTTCCCGTTCCGAAGATGAAACCAATAAACGTCACCTCCCACTTCGTCTTGACATCTGACGAGATCTACATGCAAAAGAAACATGCTCGTGATGAAAAGAACCGAAAAGAATTGGAAAAAGAACAGCGAAAAGTTGAACGCGAAAATAAAAGGCTACTTCGAGAgaaggaaaaagaaaacaaaatcaacagaAGGAAAAGAAAACAGTGA